The Ochotona princeps isolate mOchPri1 chromosome 1, mOchPri1.hap1, whole genome shotgun sequence genome has a segment encoding these proteins:
- the TUBB gene encoding tubulin beta chain — translation MREIVHIQAGQCGNQIGAKFWEVISDEHGIDPTGTYHGDSDLQLDRISVYYNEATGGKYVPRAILVDLEPGTMDSVRSGPFGQIFRPDNFVFGQSGAGNNWAKGHYTEGAELVDSVLDVVRKEAESCDCLQGFQLTHSLGGGTGSGMGTLLISKIREEYPDRIMNTFSVVPSPKVSDTVVEPYNATLSVHQLVENTDETYCIDNEALYDICFRTLKLTTPTYGDLNHLVSATMSGVTTCLRFPGQLNADLRKLAVNMVPFPRLHFFMPGFAPLTSRGSQQYRALTVPELTQQVFDAKNMMAACDPRHGRYLTVAAVFRGRMSMKEVDEQMLNVQNKNSSYFVEWIPNNVKTAVCDIPPRGLKMAVTFIGNSTAIQELFKRISEQFTAMFRRKAFLHWYTGEGMDEMEFTEAESNMNDLVSEYQQYQDATAEEEEDFGEEAEEEA, via the exons ATGAGGGAGATTGTGCACATCCAGGCCGGCCAGTGCGGCAACCAGATCGGTGCCAAG TTCTGGGAGGTGATCAGCGATGAGCACGGCATCGACCCCACCGGCACCTACCACGGCGACAGCGACCTGCAGCTCGACCGCATCTCCGTGTACTACAATGAAGCCACAG GTGGCAAATACGTTCCTCGTGCTATCTTGGTGGACTTAGAACCTGGGACCATGGACTCTGTTCGCTCAGGTCCTTTTGGTCAGATCTTCAGACCAGACAACTTTGTTTTTG GTCAGTCCGGGGCAGGCAACAACTGGGCCAAGGGCCACTACACAGAGGGGGCCGAGCTGGTCGACTCAGTGCTCGATGTGGTGCGGAAGGAGGCCGAGAGCTGTGACTGCCTTCAGGGCTTCCAGCTGACCCACTCGCTCGGTGGGGGCACCGGCTCAGGCATGGGCACACTGCTCATCAGCAAGATCCGAGAAGAGTATCCCGACCGCATCATGAACACCTTCAGCGTGGTGCCCTCGCCCAAGGTGTCCGACACTGTCGTGGAGCCCTACAACGCTACGCTGTCTGTGCACCAGTTGGTGGAGAACACGGATGAGACCTACTGCATTGACAACGAGGCCCTCTACGACATCTGCTTCCGCACCCTTAAGCTGACCACGCCCACCTATGGCGACCTCAACCACCTGGTGTCTGCCACCATGAGCGGGGTCACCACCTGCCTGCGCTTCCCCGGCCAGCTCAATGCTGACCTACGCAAGCTGGCGGTCAACATGGTACCCTTCCCGCGTCTCCACTTCTTCATGCCCGGCTTCGCCCCTCTCACCAGTCGTGGAAGCCAGCAGTACCGAGCCCTTACTGTGCCTGAGCTCACTCAGCAGGTCTTCGACGCCAAGAACATGATGGCTGCCTGTGACCCCCGACACGGTCGCTACCTGACTGTGGCTGCAGTCTTCCGCGGCCGCATGTCCATGAAGGAGGTGGATGAGCAGATGCTGAACGTGCAGAACAAGAACAGCAGCTACTTCGTGGAATGGATCCCCAACAACGTGAAGACGGCTGTGTGCGACATCCCGCCCCGGGGGCTTAAGATGGCAGTCACCTTCATCGGCAACAGCACAGCCATCCAGGAGCTGTTCAAGCGCATCTCAGAGCAGTTCACGGCCATGTTCCGGCGCAAGGCCTTCCTGCACTGGTACACGGGCGAGGGCATGGACGAGATGGAGTTCACCGAAGCTGAGAGCAACATGAATGACCTCGTCTCCGAGTACCAGCAGTACCAGGATGCCAccgcagaagaggaagaggattTCGGGGAAGAGGCTGAAGAGGAAGCCTAA